The following are encoded together in the Longimicrobium sp. genome:
- a CDS encoding helix-turn-helix transcriptional regulator, giving the protein MDAFEKVLGRVIAHRRKSVRMSQEAVAFRCKLHPTYISQLERGLKSPTIRVLRLIAEALDTTASELLMAAESEGANRPIHE; this is encoded by the coding sequence ATGGACGCGTTCGAGAAGGTACTGGGGCGAGTGATCGCCCACCGGCGGAAGAGTGTCCGGATGTCTCAGGAGGCGGTAGCGTTCCGCTGCAAGCTTCACCCGACCTACATCAGCCAACTGGAGCGCGGGCTGAAGTCGCCCACGATCAGAGTGCTTCGGCTTATCGCGGAGGCGCTCGACACAACTGCCTCCGAACTACTCATGGCAGCTGAGTCGGAAGGTGCCAATCGCCCGATACA